A region from the Sorex araneus isolate mSorAra2 chromosome 6, mSorAra2.pri, whole genome shotgun sequence genome encodes:
- the GNG3 gene encoding guanine nucleotide-binding protein G(I)/G(S)/G(O) subunit gamma-3 yields MKGETPVNSTMSIGQARKMVEQLKIEASLCRIKVSKAAADLMTYCDAHACEDPLITPVPTSENPFREKKFFCALL; encoded by the exons ATGAAAGGAGAGACCCCGGTGAACAGCACCATGAGCATCGGGCAAGCCCGCAAGATGGTGGAACAGCTGAAGATCGAAGCCAGCCTGTGCCGGATCAAG GTGTCCAAGGCGGCCGCAGACCTGATGACTTACTGTGACGCGCACGCCTGCGAGGACCCCCTCATCACCCCCGTGCCCACCTCGGAGAACCCCTTCCGGGAGAAGAAGTTCTTCTGTGCCCTCCTCTGA
- the HNRNPUL2 gene encoding heterogeneous nuclear ribonucleoprotein U-like protein 2 gives MEVKRLKVTELRSELQRRGLDSRGLKMDLAQRLQEALDAEMLEDEAGGGGAGPGGACKAEPRPVAASGGGPGGDEEEDEEEEEEDEEALLEDEDEEPPPAQAPGQAAQPPPEPPEAAAMEAAAEADAPEQPAEEAPAESGGVNGGEEQGTGKGEEDEPEERSGDETAGSEAPGEKAAEEQGDDQDSEKSKPAGSDGERRGVKRQRDEKDEHGRAYYEFREEAYHSRSKSPPPPEEEAKDEEEDQTLVNLDTYTSDLHFQVSKDRYGGQPLFSEKFPTLWSGARSTYGVTKGKVCFEAKVTQNLPMKEGCTEVSLLRVGWSVDFSRPQLGEDEFSYGFDGRGLKAENGQFEEFGQTFGENDVIGCFANFETEEIELSFSKNGEDLGVAFRISKESLADRALLPHVLCKNCVVELNFGQKEEPFFPPPEEFTFIHAVPVEERVRTAVPPKTIEECEVILMVGLPGSGKTQWALKYAKENPEKRYNVLGAETVLNQMRMKGLEEPEMDPKSRDLLVQQASQCLSKLVQIASRTKRNFILDQCNVYNSGQRRKLLLFKTFTRKVVVVVPNEEDWKKRLELRKEVEGDDVPESIMLEMKANFSLPEKCDYMDEVTYGELEKEEAQPIVTKYKEEARKLLPPSEKRTNRRNNRNKRNRQNRSRGQGYVGGQRRGYDNRAYGQQYWGQSGNRGGYRNFYDRYRGDYDRFYSRDYEYNRYRDYYRQYNRDWQNYYYHHPQDRDRYYRNYYGYQGYR, from the exons ATGGAGGTGAAGCGGCTGAAAGTGACCGAGCTGCGGTCGGAGCTGCAGCGGCGGGGCCTGGACTCGCGCGGCCTCAAGATGGATCTGGCGCAGCGGCTGCAGGAGGCGCTGGACGCTGAGATGCTCGAGGACGaggccggcggcggcggggccgggcccggcggGGCCTGCAAGGCGGAGCCTCGGCCTGTGGCCGCGTCGGGCGGCGGCCCGGgcggggacgaggaggaggacgaagaggaggaggaggaggacgaggaggcgCTGCttgaggacgaggacgaggagccaccccctgcccaggccccgggCCAGGCTGCGCAGCCGCCGCCGGAGCCCCCGGAGGCGGCGGCCATGGAGGCCGCGGCCGAGGCCGATGCTCCCGAGCAGCCGGCGGAGGAGGCCCCGGCCGAGTCAGGTGGGGTAAATGGTGGCGAAGAGCAGGGCACCGGCAAGGGGGAGGAAGACGAGCCTGAGGAGCGGAGCGGGGACGAGACGGCGGGATCCGAGGCGCCGGGCGAGAAGGCCGCAGAGGAACAGG GAGATGACCAAGATAGTGAAAAGTCAAAACCAGCAGGCTCAGATGGTGAGCGGCGGGGGGTAAAGAGACAGCGGGATGAGAAGGATGAACATGGCCGAGCTTACTATGAATTCCGAGAGGAGGCTTACCACAGCCG CTCCAAGTCTCCGCCACCCCCTGAAGAAGAAGCaaaagatgaggaagaggatCAGACGCTTGTGAACCTGGACACGT ATACCTCGGATCTCCATTTTCAAGTGAGCAAAGACCGTTACGGAGGGCAGCCACTTTTCTCAGAGAAATTCCCCACCCTTTGGTCCGGGGCAAGGAGTACTTACGGAGTGACAAAGGGGAAAGTCTGCTTTGAGGCCAAG GTAACCCAGAATCTCCCGATGAAGGAAGGCTGCACAGAGGTTTCTCTCCTTCGAGTTGGCTGGTCTGTTGATTTTTCCCGTCCACagcttg GTGAGGATGAATTCTCTTACGGTTTTGATGGACGAGGACTCAAGGCAGAGAATGGGCAGTTTGAAGAGTTTGGCCAGACCTTTGGGGAGAATGACGTCATTGGCTGCTTTGCT AATTTCGAGACGGAAGAAATAGAACTCTCCTTCTCCAAGAATGGAGAAGACCTAGGTGTGGCATTCCGGATCAGCAAGGAGTCCTTGGCAGACCGGGCGCTCCTACCCCATGTCCTCTGCAAAAATTGTGTTGTGGAATTAAACTTCGGTCAGAAGGAGGAGCCCTTCTTCCCACCGCCAGAAGAGTTCACGTTCATCCATGCCGTGCCTGTCGAGGAGCGGGTGCGCACTGCAGTCCCCCCCAAGACCATCGAGGAGTGTGAG GTGATTCTGATGGTGGGGCTGCCTGGATCTGGAAAAACCCAGTGGGCACTGAAATATGCAAAAGAGAACCCTGAGAAAAGATACAACGTCCTGGGAGCGGAGACTGTGCTCAATCAGATGAGG ATGAAGGGACTTGAGGAGCCAGAGATGGATCCCAAAAGCCGAGACCTTCTAGTTCAGCAAGCCTCCCAGTGCCTTAGTAAGCTGGTCCAGATTGCTTCCCGAACAAAGAGGAACTTCATTCTTGATCAG TGTAACGTGTACAACTCGGGCCAGCGGCGGAAGCTGTTGCTGTTTAAGACTTTCACACGGAAAGTTGTGGTGGTCGTCCCTAATGAAGAAGATTGGAAGAAGAGGCTGGAGCTGAGGAAGGAAGTGGAGGGAGATGATGTGCCTGAGTCTATAATGCTGGAGATGAAAG CCAATTTCTCTCTGCCTGAGAAATGCGACTACATGGATGAGGTGACATACGGGGagctggagaaggaggaggcccagcccaTCGTCACCAAGTACAAGGAGGAGGCCAGGAAGCTGCTGCCACCCTCCGAGAAGCGGACAAATCGCCGAAACAATCGGAACAAGCGCAACCGGCAGAACCGAAGCCGAGGCCAAGGCTATG TGGGCGGGCAGCGCCGAGGCTACGACAACCGGGCCTACGGGCAGCAGTACTGGGGGCAGTCTGGAAACAGAGGG GGCTACCGTAACTTCTACGACCGATACCGGGGCGACTACGACCGGTTCTACAGCCGAGACTACGAGTACAACAGATACCGAGACTATTACAGACAGTACAATCGGGAT TGGCAGAATTACTACTACCACCACCCCCAGGACAGAGACCGATATTACCGGAACTACTACGGTTACCAAGGGTATCGGTGA